The sequence TTCAAATGGATATTTGTACGGGGCTGGACAATCAATGAATTCCTTTCCTTCGCAAATATCTGTACGTATGTGTCTTGAATTACTCTCATTTAATCAGAGTGAATGCTATACAAATGATGGAAGCCTATTCATGAGATTTATTGAGTGTGCGGAGTTAGAGCGAACTGAATTGCCGGCATTTATAGATTTATTTGATAGTATTGGCCTTCCGCAGACGACTTACATGAGTAGTCTGCAAACCACCTTATGCTGCTGGCAATGGAAACGTTGTTGGTGGTGAACAAAAAGGAAAAACGGGAACTAAGATTCCTGTAGGTATTTGATGCAGAACTGAAGAACTTAAACTAGTGATTGAAGCCTCGTAAGGTAAATTAAAATGATGTTGAAAGCGGATGATTACGTTCGCATCCGTGACACAGTTTGACGCGTGCCCTGTTTAGTGGTCATATAACATCCGGGGTAAAGCTGGCAGGAATGCATCATGGGCATTTGTATGGAACAAGAGAAGTCATTGTCGTGCTGAGAGTAAATGTACATCAGCTATGGTGGATAAATAAGACAATGGCGGCGGACCAGATCATAGTAGTAAAGAAGCTGTTGAACGGCAGTGGAGCGAAGGGTCTGGCCTGTTCAAGTTTCTAATTAAGCTACAACCAGTTATGGGATGATTGATTATCACGAAACTAAATCACAACCAATTACCAGGGCGATGGTCGCCAAGGCCTATCACAAGGTAAAATCCAACAATTGAGGTGTTGGCATAGATAATATGAGTTGGGCTGATCTGGATAATGATTTGGATGGGCACCTCTATAAACTATTGAACCGCTTAAGTTCAGGCAGCTATTTTCCGCTTCCGGTTAAGGAGGTAGAGATTGCGAAGAAAGATGGTGGGATACGTAAACTTGGCATTCCGGTGATACTTGACCGGATCGCACAAGAAGTAGTGGGGGTGCATTTGGAACGGATAGTGGAGCCACTTTTTCACGATGATTCGTATGGCTACCGCCGTGGCCGGAGTTGCCAGAATGCGGTCGACAAGACACTGGAAAAGATCATGACGCATGATTGGGTTATTGATCTGGACATTCAAAGTTTCTTTGATACCATTGATCACGGCCTGATGATGAAAGCAGTAGAGCACTATTGCCAGGATAAGTACGTGCTGCTGTATGTTGAACGTTGGCTGAAAGCAGGCATTTTAAACAAGAGCGGCATACTGTTGGAGCGTGCAACTGGCACGCCGCAAGGCGGTGTAATTAGTCCGCTACTGGCCAATGTATTTATGCATGTGGTATTTGACAAGTGGATGAAATTACATCATCATGAAAAGCCGTTCGTTCGTTATGCTGATGACATTGTTGTGCACTGCAAGACAAATAAGCAGGCCCGGTTTCTTTTGGCGAAGATTCGGAATCGATTGACCGAATGTAAGTTGGCACTGCATCCCCAGAAGACACGTATCATTAACATGCGTGGTATCACTACGGAAAAGTATCCCCGAAGTTTTGATTTTCTTGGATTTACGCTCAAGCCTTATTGGACCAAGACAGCTAAAGGATTTAGTATTCTTATTACCACCTTAATCAGCCAGAAATCAATAAGTAGTATACAGGATAAGTTCAGTCGGATGGAGCTGCACAAAAGGCGCAAGCCGGTTGAAGTGTTAGCTAAATTGCTGAACCCAATTACACGCGGAGTAATTAACTATTACTGTAAGTTGTGGTCGGGCCATACTTATCGCTTATGGCAGCAATTGAATTTCAGGATTTGGAAATGGGTAAGGTGGGAGAAGGGTATGTCAGCGATGTCAGGTCTTCATTGGCTTAGGACTAAATACAAGGAAAACCCGAATTTATTTTACCACTGGAAAATTGCGCATCCATAGAATGTAATTAATACATTCGTGATTGAACAGGAAGAGCTATGAAGCGAGAGTTTCAAGCACGGTTCTGTGAGAACGCAGGGGTGAAACTCCCTTGCGTGACTCGACTGCCTGCCAGCTTATTGGACACCATACTACTAAAGACACATCTCTAATGATTAAAGTATATTTTGACTGGAATGTTATGGCTCAGATGAAAGATGGTCTACATGACGAACTAAGAGAAATAGCTTTCAATGATGACAATTTTTTTATTCCATACTCGACCTCACATATCAGTGACATATTTTCAAGCTTTAAAGAAAATGATGTGCAAGCTGAATTAATTAACAGAGACTTAGAATTTATCAGCAAACTGACCAAAGACACTTTTCTTTTCAATACAGGCAAGGAAGTAATAATTGATTTTGCACCTCCGATTGAATATTTCAATCAATTAGTAGATCAAAGGGATGTGTTTAAGGATATAAGTATTGATGGGCTTTTTAAGCATTTTGAAGATGATGAAGTGACTAAGTACTTTGTTAAACCTTATCTGAATTTATTAAAAGCCATTCCATTAGACGACGTATTTAAAGAAGCATTTGAAAATCCCCAAAGTGCCGGCCAAATGGAAAAAATGTTTCCTGGTTTAAAAGAAAATCCGACTATGGAAGGCTTTTTTCAGAGTTTTAGTGAAATGCTTAAAGGCTTAAATGAAGACGGAAAATACAAGGACTTAAGAAAAATAGTTCAAACAGGACTTGGCATTAATCGAGACAAGATATTTGACAATAAGTATCCTTTTAATTTAATACAAAGCCAATATAAGCAATTGGGCCAATTCCAAGTTCAACACATAAACAACAATAAAAATGCTCCTAAATGGTTTAACGAAATTTCAAACGAATATATACTTCTAGACATGCACGGGTATCAAGAAGATAATGTTAATGTCTTGAAAGGAAGAAAAGAAACATTTAAGAATACGACTGAAGATGCTTTTCATGCTGCATTTGCTTCTACTTGTAACTTCTATGTTATAAATGATAAAAAGTCCTATAAAAAAACCAAACAGGTTTATGAGAAACTTCAAATAAATACAGTGGTTTTAAAACCTGATGAGTTCGTAAAGTATTATAATGACTATTTACATTTTACAGATCCAAGTCTTAACATAAGCATTCCCTTTCAGCTTTTGCAAAATGGAGAATTTCATGAAGAGCATCTTGAGAGTGGTGCAGTTCTTAGAACATACTATTTCCCGTTTTATATTTTTGGATTCTTCACCAAACTGATGCTCTTATTATCTGAAAATGAAGAACCGCCAATCCTTTTATTGAGCAGACTTAAACCGACAAACGGCACCACTTATATAATGGAGATTTCTAAATTGGCAAAAGACATTAGTAAATTATTAGGGAGCGACATCGATGGATTTGGCGATGTTAAGGAGAAAGAGTTTGCAGAAGAAATTTGGATTGGGAGAAATTGGAAAATGGGAAATATAATTTTCAGGCTTGCCAATCCAAATGGACACTTTCAGCTTTATATCGACCAAGAAGAAAGCCACCAGGCAACATAAGGTTTGCCGCAAGACTGGTGGAGGAGGACGGAAAAATAATCGGCTGTTGTGCTACTATAAGCTAATATCGGGCTTGACGGAATTCTATTTGGCTTTTAGTTGTTAACTTCAACATCAGTTTTTCAATCGGCTTCATTTGCCGGGCGGACACTTAAAAATTCCAGCCCTGCGGCAAGTCTTGAACGTTAGTGGCAAGACTATAACGACCCTGAACCCAATCAAAGACAGAATTAAAAAATGAAACTATCAATAGGGAAATTAAAGCGGGCGGAAATTGATGTCTTTTTTGCAAAATCTATCAAGTATCATCTTGATACTTTTTACGCAACCATTTCCGAGTATGACCCAAAATTTCTTTATAGTCATTGGAGGTCAATAGTTCGTTCTATTGACGAGATTATTAATATTCCAATGGAATTATCTGATGCGACAGAAGTAAACCTATTTTTAGGTTTAGACTTCAATTTCCTTGACCCAAATAATTTACCGAAACTCAAAGTTGTTCTTGAAATCCTAGAGAATCGATTTGAGAAAAAAGTTGCTATTCGCTTTCAGCAATTAGCTATGATGTGCATGGCTATTGACACGTCTTACCAATCGCAAGGGATATTTAACCAACAAGGAAATGATTTACGATTAAATAACACAAAAAACGCAATCGTATACCTACAATCAAGACGAGCTTATTATGTAACGACACTTGGACTCATTCCAAGAATCGCAAAAGGTAAAAAAGTGATTAATTACATTGACACTTTGAATTTTTTGCAATATCCGATGGATAGTTGTTTGGTCAACATAACAACTGCGTATTATAATTTACTATTGAATAATTGTTTGACTGACTTTGAAATGGATTCCGATGGGACTATCGCAAAGCGGAATTTTGATTATGACCATCTGGAAGGTTTTTTTAGCGAGCCAGAAAGACTTTCATTACTCGACCAAATAGAATTACGACCAGATATTGTTGTTTCTAAACAAATGTTGCCCAAAGAAAAAAATAAACTTTTTTCATTCAGCGAAGTTGCAAACGCAATGGCATTGTTTGAGGGTGCATTCGACAAATATGAAATACAAAATAATGTAGAGTATAGAGAGCTTTCTTTATTAATGTGTGAAATTGCAATTTTCCTTAAGGATGATTTCCACATTATAATTGATGAGGCTGCATTTAATAACATCGCAGCTAAATATAAATCTCTAATGTTACAAAACGTTTCAAACGACTATTTTGAAAACTTAAATAATTATTCACCGTTTCAAAAAATTGAAAGGCAATTTTATACAACAGTTGTATTATTGACTCGATTTGTGTATCGAACGTTATCCCAATCCTTATTAAAAAATAGAACATTTCAAGTTCATTCGGGATTTGTCTTTGAAGATAAAGTTTCTAAAATACTAGAAGCGAAAGGATATAAATTAACAGGAATAACAAGAATAAACCGAAAAGAATTTGACCTAGTTACAATTAAGGATAATAATGTTTTTAATTTTCAATGCAAAAACAATTACATTGATATAACAAGAGTGAGCTACGACTATAAAACAATCGGTAGATTTAATCAGCGACTTTGCAAGTATTACGAAAATGCTATCATTAAAGAAGAAAAAAGGGAAAATCTGATAAAGTCAAAGACAGGAATTAGCGACATTGAACACTTTGTTATTTCAAGATACCCTGTTATAACAAGAAATGAGAAGATAATTAATTTTGCAGACCTTAACGGATGGAATCTATAATTGGAAAAATTCAGAAAAACCAAAACCCTGCCACTAACATCGGTTTGCAGAAATGGGAGCTGACATGCTTCTATGACAGTTTTGTGCTTTGTCGAAGTGCAGTGGTTCGATTGATCTTTTGTGCTATAAATCTCCCACTGCGACAAGCCGTAAAACGTTAGTGGCAAGGTTAGGAAGACCTACAACAATTAACAGTTACATATGAAAGATAATTGATGAAAAGAGAATATGACCACTTCCAAGCCCATCTTGAGTGGGAAGTTTTAGAACCTGAACAAGAAATTACACACCTGACATTTGAGACAGGTTTATACAATCTAAATAAAGATTGCATAATAAAATATTCAAGGGACCATCAATACGATTTAGTTGCGACCATTTCAGGTATAATAGAAAACAGTAAAGACCTTGAGCCTAATATTGAAAAAATTAAAGGCACATTTATTTCCACTGAAATTGTTACAGGATATTCAAAAGACGGACTTTTTAAGTATAAATTTTCTGGAATTTTATTAGGGGCTTCAACAAGTACTTTTATTTCGGCAAGTAACCCATCTGTAAAATTCGTATCAGAATTTCTTGTTGATAAAATACAAAAAACATTTAACGGAGATAATATACAAACGGAAATTATTCAGGAGTGGTATTTGACAGGGAAAATACAAATTAATTTTCCCCGAATAACCAAACGAAGCGTAGACAAGTCATTCAAACGCCTAAGATATGAAACAGACAATGAAGATGATATTAAATTAGTTAAAAGTAAAGGAAGTAGTAGAGACCATTTAATAGTTAAGTTAGCAGACACTTCGTTTATTGTATCAAAAGTTCCTAAAGAATATGGACCCGATTGGTCATTTAGCATTTCAATTGAATACAGACAATCATTTGGAAGAATTCCAACGGAGGAGGAAAGAGAAGCAATTTCAGAATTAGTTGGCTTTGTATTTGGCAGCCAACTTTTAAAAATTGGACAGACATCTTACGACAAATCATCTAGTCAAACCTTTCAGGAGTATCAGCATCCTTGGGGTGACAATGTTGTTAGTAGATGTCAACAACAAGGTTTGCCACCTGTAGAAATTCGGGATTTTAACGATTGGGGACGAGCAGAATTGCTACTTAATCAACTAATAAACTCTTATTTATCGCAACGTAATAAGTTGCAACTTAAAGACGTATTATGGAAATATTGGCTTGCAAAATATTCCTCGCTTGGTGCAAACTTACCTATCCTTTCTAGTGCCGTAGAAACATTGGCGGAACGGGTTCTTAAAACTCATCCCGAAGTAAAACATTACTACATTGAATTTAAGGTTTTCTCTGAATTAATTAAAGACGAACTTATAAACATTAAAGAAAAGTTAGAAAGCAACCCTCATAAGGAGATAATAATTAGAAAGCTTCAAAATGCAGCACAACGAGGTTCTAATGAAAAACTTGAAATGATGTTTGAAATTATCAAACTTCCTATTGACAAGATTGAACGAAAAGCTATCAAAGCACGAAATAAAATGGCTCATTCCTCACTTGACAACATTGATGAAACTGAAATAAAAGAAACAATTCGCTTGACAAGAGCATACGAAACATTGTTCAACCGAATACTTTTGAAAATACTTTCTTACCATGGCAACTACATAGATTATTATACATTTGGGCACCCAAGCAGAAACATTGATGAAGCAATATCAGAAGAAATGAAACCCAGCCACTAACATGCGTATTGGCAAAAGGTAGGGCGGGACGTCAATGGACATTGACAT comes from Flavihumibacter fluvii and encodes:
- the ltrA gene encoding group II intron reverse transcriptase/maturase; the protein is MSWADLDNDLDGHLYKLLNRLSSGSYFPLPVKEVEIAKKDGGIRKLGIPVILDRIAQEVVGVHLERIVEPLFHDDSYGYRRGRSCQNAVDKTLEKIMTHDWVIDLDIQSFFDTIDHGLMMKAVEHYCQDKYVLLYVERWLKAGILNKSGILLERATGTPQGGVISPLLANVFMHVVFDKWMKLHHHEKPFVRYADDIVVHCKTNKQARFLLAKIRNRLTECKLALHPQKTRIINMRGITTEKYPRSFDFLGFTLKPYWTKTAKGFSILITTLISQKSISSIQDKFSRMELHKRRKPVEVLAKLLNPITRGVINYYCKLWSGHTYRLWQQLNFRIWKWVRWEKGMSAMSGLHWLRTKYKENPNLFYHWKIAHP